Part of the Cereibacter sphaeroides 2.4.1 genome, CCTGCAGCGGGCCTCGGCCGGGGAGGTTTCCGCAGGGCGCGGACCATGCGAAGTCGGTCCGGGGGGGCGCAATCGGTGTCGTTCGAGGAGAGCGATCTTGCAGGTCAGCGCGCTTGGCGTCGCCATCCGCATGAGCCGATCGAAACGTGCGCCGGCAGAGGGAGGCTGCCGATGTCCGAGGTCTTGCGCTGAAAGATGCAGGGAGGGGAGAAGTGGTGCCGGTGAAGGGACTCGAACCCCCGACCCCATCATTACGAATGACGTGCTCTACCAGCTGAGCTACACCGGCACTTCTCGGACAGGACCGCGGGGCGGTCCGGTCGATCGCGGCTCCGGTCAAGAGGCTGGAGAGCCTTGCCTTTTCCGGGGATCCGGGCGCCCGGCGGCTGGTCCGCCTGCGCCCGATCCGGCGATGTTGCGGGGCTTCTAGCAAAGTCCCGCGGCGGTGGGTAGCCCTATTTTGTGCTGGGCTCAACCGCTTTTTCGTCGATCACATCCTCGTCCATGGGATCGGCCGGCCGCGCCGCGGGCGCGCCCACGATCAGCGGCAGAAGCTCGGTTCCCGTGGCGCTCGGCGTCGACTTCTGCGTGGGCTCGCGCCAGCTCAGCGTGTCGAAGCCGCCGCAGTTGTCGCAGATCGGCGCCCAGGTCGCATGGACCGTCTGGCAGTTGTCGCAGCACCATTGCGGGCCGCGCGGCGCCGTCAGCGCGCGCGCCAGCCAGCCGCGGACCACAGCCTCGTCCCCGCCCTCGCCGCGCTCGACCGCCGCCATGATGGTCAGCGCCCGCTGCGTCGGATGACGCGCCACGATGTCGCCCAGAGCACGCCGGGCACCCGGGAAATCCTCGGCCGCCAGCGACAGTTCGGCGATCAGCATCCGCGTCTCGTCGTGATCGGGATGGATCGCGGTCAGGGTGCGGAACCGCTTGAGCCGTTCGGCCGGCGTCTCGTCCGGCTCGATCTCGGCGAAGGCTGCCGCGAGATCGGGATGCGGCTCGGCCTCCCAGGCCTTCTTCAGAACGCGCGTGGCATATTTCTTGTTGCCCTGCGCGAGATAGCTGCGCGCCGCCATCGCCGCGGCCGGGATCAGGTCGGGCGACTGCTTGTTGGCGAGGATCGCCGCTTCGCGCGCCTCGATCGAGGCATTCTCGTCGAACACGTCCTTGGCGGTCTGCAGCGCCAGCACCGCATCGCGCCGCTTGTAGACCGCCTTCGGCAGCGCGCCCGACTTCATCTTGGCGGAGAGCGTGCTGCGCGCGCCCGACCAGTCGTGCAGATCGGCCTGCAGCTTCAGCAGGATGTCCTGCGTCTCGGAGTGCTTGGGGTTGATCTCGAAGGCCTTCTGCGCCAGCGCCAGCGCCGTATCGGTGTCGCCCTCGTCCAGCTTCTGCTTCAGCAGCCCCCGGACGCCCACGAAGCGGGTGCGCTCATCCTCGAGGAGCAGCTTGTAGGATTCCTGCGCCCGGCGCGAATCGCCCGCCTGCTGCGCGGCCTGCGCGTTCAGCAGCGTGGTCATCGCGTTCTGGCCGAGGTATTTCCGCGCCTTTGCCGCGCGGGACATGGCGGTGCGCGGCTCGCCCGCGGCCAGCGCCATCATCCCTTCCGAAAGCGCGCGCAGGCCCTTCTGCTCGCGCGAGCGGTCGAAGTAGCGCGAGACGGCGGTCTCGTCCCCGTTCAGGAAGCGCAGCACCGCGAAGAGGAAGCCCACGATCTTCAGGAACAGCCAGACCGCGAGGATCAGGAGCAACGCCGCGATCACCGCCTGCAGCGGCCCGAGGTTGAGCTCGAGATCGCCCACCGCCAGCCGCAGCGCGCCGCCGCTCTCCATGAGCTGCGAGGCGCCGAAGGTGAGCGCGACCACGAGGGCCACGAAAATCAGGATCTTGATCAAGGACCAAAGCATGGAACCGGCCTCACTTCCCTTCCGCGGCTGCGGCGAGAGCCGCGACGGCGTCGATTGCCTCAATGCGTTTGCGCACGGCGTCGGTCCAGCCGGCCATGGCCTGCTGCCCCTCGGGCGGCAGCGCCGCGACCTCGTCGAGCGCCTTCTGCAGGTCGCCCGCCCGGACGGCGGCCTCGGCCCGCGACAGGACGGCGTCGGGTCCGTCACCCGCCCGCGGCGCGAGCGAGCGCACACCGGCTTCGGAGAGCAGGAAGGCCTGCGCCCGCGAGGTCCAGCTGTCGCCCATGGTGGCGCGGCGCGAGACGGCCAGCGCCTCGCGGGCGGCGGCGGGGAACTCGTCCTCGAGCGTGTCGAGGGTCGGAATGCCGCCCTCGGCATGGGCGGAGAGCGCCTCGGGCACGGTCACGCCCTTGGCGGTCAGCTCGTCGAGCGGCGCGCGGTAGGTCTGACCCGCGTCGATGGCGGCCTGGACCTGCGCCAGCGCGGCGGCGGTCACGGCCGCCTGCGCCTGCGCCTCGGCCTCTGCCTTGAGGTCGGCCGCGGCCTTCTCGGCCTCGGCGATCCGCGCTTGAGCCTCGGCCTGCGCATCGCTGACGGCCGAGCCGGAGGCTTCGGCGATCTGGGTGCGGAGCGCCTCGATCTCGGCCATCAGCGCGCCCGTGTCGGCACCCGGGGCACCGCCCTCGGCGGGGGCCGTGGCCAGCTGCGCCTCGAGCTCGGCCACGCGCGCTTCGGCGGCGGCGGCGCGATCCTGGGCCGCGGTCAGCTCTTCGGCCGAGGGACCCGCTGCGGGGGCGGGTTCGGGGGCTGGCCGCTCGGACGCTGCGGCGAGCTCGGCGCGCAGCTGCTCGATCTCGCGCTGCTGGGCCGTCGACTGTGCGGTCTGGCCGTAGTTCGCAAGCGGCCAGTCCGGCTGGGCGTGGCGCGAATAGGCGAAGCCGCCGGCGGCGCCCGCGATGCCGCCAAGAAGCAGCAGGACGACGCCCGCGGGCCCGCCCGAGCTGCGTTGCGGCTCGGTCTTGCGGGGCGGCGGTGGCGGCGCTGCGGGCGCTTCTTCCGGCGGATCGAAGCGCTCGGGCTCCGTGGCGGGCGGCATTTCGGCCATGAGTTCCGCCTCGTCGGGCAGGGCGCGCTCGCTGTCGGGGCCTGCCGCGCTCAGCGGAGCGGGGTCCGCATCGACCGGGGCGGCCGGAGGCGCAGGTTCTCCCGCAGCCGCAGGCTCGACGGGTTCCGGCGTGGACAGGGTCTGGGGGTCGGGTGCATCACCGTCCCGTTTCTTCTCACCAGCTTCGCGGGACTCCGGTTCTGACATCGCCGTGCCTTCCAGTTTTTCAGGTGTTTTGTGACCGAAGTCACCCTAGCTGCTGCGGCGGGATGCCTCAAGCATCTGCCTCTGCGTCAAGTAGCGCCTTGACCGCCTGAAGGAGCGCCTCGGCATCGGGGCGGGCCGCCACCGAGAGCCGCGCGACGGGCAGGGCGGCCGCGGCCTCGGCCACGGCGGGGCTCATCGCCGCGACCCAGAGCGGGCCGGTGCCGCCGATGCGGGCCAGTTCCTGTGCGAGAAGCCGCGCGGTCCGGGGCGAGAAGAGCGGGGCGATCACCGGGGCGCCGTCCGTGAGGAGGGCCCGGGCCTCGGACGAGAGCGGCTGCGGGCGCTGGTCGTAGACCACGGCCTCGGCCGCGGTAAGTCCGGCCGCAGCGAGCCTTGGGGCCACCTCGCCCCGGCTCTCGGCCCCCCGCAGATGCAGGAGGGGGCCCGGCTCGTCTGCGGCGAGGATGGCCGCGATCAGCCGCTCGGCATCGCCCTCGGCCGAGTGCGCCGCAAGGCCCGCGGCCTCGGCGGCGCGTGCCGTGCGGTTGCCCACGCACCAGGCGCGGCGGACATCCGACAGTTCGGGCGCGGCGAGGCGCCGGTAGCCCTCGACCCCGGTTTCGGAGGTGAAGATCAGGGCGTCCGGCCGGAGCGGGATCGCGGGCACGAGAAAGGCCGGCACCATCAGCGGCGAGGTCACCAGCCGCACGGGCCCCAGCGCCTCGGCCGGCGCCGCGGCAAAGCGCGCGCCCTGCGCCTCGGGGCGGGTCAGAAGCACGGCCGGAACAAGGGGGCGGGATTGTGGGACCATGAGCAAGGTGTTACCTGCGGTCAGATCCGTCGGCAACGGCGCCCCCCGTCGCATGCAGCAGGTTGCATCCAGATGTCCCGTCCGCTCACCTTTCTCGGCATCGAGAGCAGCTGTGACGACACCGCGGCGGCCGTGGTGCGCGCGGAGGGCACGCGGGCGGAGATCCTCTCTTCGGTGGTGGACGGGCAGACGGCGCTGCATGCGGCCTTCGGCGGCGTGGTGCCCGAGATCGCGGCCCGTGCCCATGCCGAACGGCTGGACCTCTGCGTCGAACGCGCGCTGGAGGAGGCGGGCCTCGGACTGCGCGACCTCGACGGGATCGCGGTGACGGCGGGGCCGGGGCTGATCGGCGGCGTTCTGTCGGGCGTCATGCTGGCCAAGGGGCTTGCGGCGGGCACCGGCCTGCCGCTCGTGGGGGTGAACCATCTGGCGGGCCACGCGCTCACGCCGCGGCTGACGGACGGGCTCGCCTTCCCTTATCTCATGCTTCTGGTGTCGGGTGGGCATTGCCAGTTCCTGATCGCGCGTGGAGCGGAAGAGTTTTCGCGCCTCGGAGGTTCCATCGACGATGCGCCGGGCGAGGCTTTCGACAAGACGGCGAAGCTGCTGGGCCTGCCGCAGCCGGGCGGGCCTTCGGTCGAGGCCGAGGCGGCAGCGGGCGATCCGCGCCGCTTCGCCTTTCCACGGCCGATGCTCGACCGGCCGGGCTGCGACATGTCCTTCTCGGGGCTGAAGACCGCGCTTCTGCGGGCGCGCGACGGGCTCGTGGCCGAGAAGGGCGGGCTCACGCGGGCCGACCGGGCCGACCTCTGCGCGGGCTTTCAGGCCGCGGTGGTCGAGGTGCTGGCCGAAAAGACCCGCCGCGCGCTGGCGGTCTATGCGGCCGAGGGCGCGGCCGAGCCCGCGCTGGCCGTGGCGGGCGGGGTCGCGGCCAACGGGCCGATCCGGGCGGCGCTGACCCGCGTGGCCGAGGCGGCAGGCGTGCGCTTCCTCGCCCCGCCGCTCCGGCTCTGCACCGACAATGCGGCGATGATCGCCTGGGCCGGGATTGAGCGGTTCCGCGCCGGCGGCCGCGACGGGATGGAGCTGTCCGCCCGCCCGCGCTGGCCGCTCGACCGCAGCGCGCCGGCGCTGATCGGCTCGGGCAGGAAGGGGGCCAAGGCATGATCGGCATTCTGGGCGCAGGCGCCTTCGGCACGGCGCTGGCGGTGACGCTCGGACGCGAGCAGCCGGTGACGCTCTGGGCACGCGGCGGCACGCCCCGGCTCGCCGTCGATCTGCCGGAGCAGGTCCAGCTCACCGCCGATTTCGGCGAGGCGCTGGCCGGGACGGTGCTGCTGGCGGTGCCCATGCAGGCCCTCGGAGGGCTTTTGCGGGCCGAGGCCGCGCGGCTTCAGGGACGCGCGCTTGTCGCCTGCTGCAAGGGCGTCGACCTCGCCACCGGCCTCGGCCCGACGGGGCTCATTGCCGAGGCCTGTCCGGGCAGCCCCGCCGCCATCCTCACGGGCCCGAGCTTCGCGGCCGACATCGCCCGCGGGCTGCCAACGGCGCTAACGCTCGCCACCCAGGACGAGGCCGCAGGCGAGGCCCTGCAGCGCCAGCTGTCGACCGCGGCGCTGCGGCTCTACCGGACGACCGACACGGTGGGGGCCGAGCTCGGCGGGGCGCTGAAGAACGTGATCGCCATCGCCGCGGGCGTGGTGATCGGCGCGGGCCTCGGCCAGTCGGCGCGGGCCGCGCTGATGACGCGGGGCTATGCCGAGATGCAGCGGCTGGCGCTCGCGCTCGGCGCCCGGCCCGAGACGCTGGCCGGCCTTTCGGGCTTGGGCGATCTGGTCCTGACCTGCACCTCGGACCAGTCGCGGAACTTCCGCTACGGCCAGGCGCTCGGCGCGGGCGCGGCGTTCGATGGCAGCGTGACCGTCGAGGGCCGCGCGACGGCCCGCGCGGTGGTCGATCTCGCCGTCCGCCACGGGATCGACATGCCGATCGCCGCCATGGTCGATGCGCTCGTCGAGGGGCGCGTGACCCTGCCGCAGGCCATCCAGTCCCTTTTGTCCCGCCCCCTGAAACAGGAGTAGCCCATGCGCGTGGCCCTCATCTGCACCGACAAGGCCGGTGCGCTCCAGACCCGGCTCGACAATCGCTCGGCCCATCTGGCCTATATCGCCGAAACCGGCGTGGTCGAGATGGCGGGCCCGTTCCTGAGCCCCGAGGGGCAGATGACCGGCTCGCTCGTGGTGCTCGAGGTGGGATCGCTGGCCGAGGCCGAGGCCTGGGCCGCAGGCGATCCCTATGCGCAGGCCGGCCTCTTCGAGAGCGTCGCCATCTCCGAGTGGAAGAAGGTGGTGGGCTGATGGCCTGCTGGCTGTTCAAGTCCGAACCCGACGCCTGGTCCTGGGATCAGCAGGTGGCGAAGGGCGCCGAAGGCGAGGAATGGACGGGCGTGCGCAACTATCAGGCGCGCAATCACATGCGGGCGATGCAGCTCGGCGACCGCGGCTTCTTCTACCATTCCAACATCGGCAAGGAGGTGGTGGGGATCGTCGAGGTCTGCGGCCTCTCCGCGCCCGATTCCACCGCCGACGATCCGCGCTGGGACTGCGTGACGGTCCGCGCGGTCGAGCCGCTGCCGAAGCCCGTGACGCTCGAGGCGATCAAGGCCGAGCCGCGGCTGGCCGGGATGGTGCTCGTGACCAACTCCCGCCTCTCGGTCCAGCCGGTGAGCGAGGCGGAATGGCGCACGATCTGCGAGATGGGCGGTCTCTGAGGCGATCGGTAACGGAAATGGAGGATCCCACCCCAGCAGGGACCCTCCATCCACCCCACATGCGCCCACCCGGCCCTCATGTGTCCTGAACAGTCCCCGGGGCATCCTGCCCGCAAGGGACAAGCTAGCCCGACTCGCAGGCCGGGCGCAAAGGCCAAGCTCCAGGCATTCGACTCGAATGCCCCCGAGCGCGCCGCACCCCCATCCGCTCAAAAGGGATATTTCTCCCCCTGCGACCACGCCCGATCTGGCAGAGGCGCGCAGTGCAGGGGATAGTGCCGCGACAGTTCCAAGGAGGAGCGGCGGCATGAGCGCCTATCTGAAATCCCACCCGACCCACGACGGCTTCTTCGGCCCCTACGGAGGCGCCATGCTGCCGCCTCCGCTCGAGCCCCATTTCGCCGCCATCCGCGAGGCCTATGGCCGGATCTCGAAATCGGCCGATTTCATCGCCGAGCTGCGCTACATTCGCAAGCATTTCCAGGGCCGGCCCACGCCGGTCTCCCACCTGAAGAACCTCTCGGCGCTCTGCGGCGGCGCCCAGATCTATGCCAAGCGCGAGGATCTGAACCACACCGGCGCGCACAAGCTGAACCACTGCATGGCCGAGGGGCTGCTCGCCCGCTTCATGGGCAAGACCAAGCTGATGGCCGAGACCGGCGCGGGCCAGCACGGCGTGGCGCTGGCCACGGCCGCGGCCTATTTCGGCATGGAATGCGAGATCCACATGGGCGAGATCGACATCGCCAAGGAGGCGCCGAACGTCACGCGCATGAAGCTGCTGGGCGCCACGGTGGTGCCGGTGGGCTTCGGCGGCCGCTCGCTGAAGGAAGCGGTCGACAGCTGCTTCCAGAGCTACCTCGCCCAGGCCGATACGGCGCTCTTCGCCATCGGCTCGGTCGTGGGGCCGCATCCGTTCCCGATGATGGTGCGCGACTTCCAGCATGTGGTGGGGGTCGAGGCGCGCGAGCAGTTCCTCGAAATGACGGGCGAGCTGCCCGACATGGTGGCAGCCTGCGTGGGCGGCGGATCGAATGCGATGGGGATCTTCTCGGGCTTCCTCGACGACGAGGTGGCGCTCTACGGGATCGAGCCCTGCGGCACCTCCTCGAAGCTCGGCGACCATGCGGCGACGATCGCTTACGGCGAAGACGGCGACATCCACGGCTTCCGCACCATGGTGCTGAAGGATGCCGAGGGCAATCCGGCGCCGGTCCATACCGTGGCCTCCGGCCTCGACTACCCGGGCGTCGGCCCCGAACATGCCTTCCTGCACCGTTCCGGGCGCGTGACCTATACCGGCGCCGACGACCGCGAGGCGCTCGCGGCCTTCTTCGCCCTCTCGCGCCACGAGGGCATCATCCCCGCCCTCGAAAGCGCCCATGCCGTGGCCTTCGCCATGCGCGAGGCGAAGGCCCATCCGGGCAAGTCGATCCTCGTCAACCTCTCGGGGCGCGGCGACAAGGACATCGACTACGTCACCCAGACCTTCGGCTTCGGCGAGACCGCCTGACGCGGCGCCCGCTTTCACTCTGCCCAAATATCCCGCGGGGGAGTCCGGCCCCCCGGGGCCGGGCGGGGGGCGCGCAGCCCCCCCTCCTGCCGCCGCGCCGACCTCAGCAGAAAGGGCCGCCGGTTTCCCGACGGCCCCTTCCGAACCCGCGACCGCGGTCAGTAGCGGTAATGCTCGGCCTTGAACGGCCCCTCGACCTTCACGCCGATATAGTCGGCCTGCTCGGGGCGCAGCTCGGTCAGTTTCACGCCGATCTTCTTCAGATGCAGCCGCGCCACCTTCTCGTCGAGCGCCTTGGGCAGGATATAGACGCCCGGCTGGTAGTCCGCGCCCTTGGTCCAGAGCTCGATCTGCG contains:
- a CDS encoding EVE domain-containing protein yields the protein MACWLFKSEPDAWSWDQQVAKGAEGEEWTGVRNYQARNHMRAMQLGDRGFFYHSNIGKEVVGIVEVCGLSAPDSTADDPRWDCVTVRAVEPLPKPVTLEAIKAEPRLAGMVLVTNSRLSVQPVSEAEWRTICEMGGL
- the tsaD gene encoding tRNA (adenosine(37)-N6)-threonylcarbamoyltransferase complex transferase subunit TsaD encodes the protein MSRPLTFLGIESSCDDTAAAVVRAEGTRAEILSSVVDGQTALHAAFGGVVPEIAARAHAERLDLCVERALEEAGLGLRDLDGIAVTAGPGLIGGVLSGVMLAKGLAAGTGLPLVGVNHLAGHALTPRLTDGLAFPYLMLLVSGGHCQFLIARGAEEFSRLGGSIDDAPGEAFDKTAKLLGLPQPGGPSVEAEAAAGDPRRFAFPRPMLDRPGCDMSFSGLKTALLRARDGLVAEKGGLTRADRADLCAGFQAAVVEVLAEKTRRALAVYAAEGAAEPALAVAGGVAANGPIRAALTRVAEAAGVRFLAPPLRLCTDNAAMIAWAGIERFRAGGRDGMELSARPRWPLDRSAPALIGSGRKGAKA
- a CDS encoding heme biosynthesis protein HemY; this encodes MLWSLIKILIFVALVVALTFGASQLMESGGALRLAVGDLELNLGPLQAVIAALLLILAVWLFLKIVGFLFAVLRFLNGDETAVSRYFDRSREQKGLRALSEGMMALAAGEPRTAMSRAAKARKYLGQNAMTTLLNAQAAQQAGDSRRAQESYKLLLEDERTRFVGVRGLLKQKLDEGDTDTALALAQKAFEINPKHSETQDILLKLQADLHDWSGARSTLSAKMKSGALPKAVYKRRDAVLALQTAKDVFDENASIEAREAAILANKQSPDLIPAAAMAARSYLAQGNKKYATRVLKKAWEAEPHPDLAAAFAEIEPDETPAERLKRFRTLTAIHPDHDETRMLIAELSLAAEDFPGARRALGDIVARHPTQRALTIMAAVERGEGGDEAVVRGWLARALTAPRGPQWCCDNCQTVHATWAPICDNCGGFDTLSWREPTQKSTPSATGTELLPLIVGAPAARPADPMDEDVIDEKAVEPSTK
- a CDS encoding YciI family protein — its product is MRVALICTDKAGALQTRLDNRSAHLAYIAETGVVEMAGPFLSPEGQMTGSLVVLEVGSLAEAEAWAAGDPYAQAGLFESVAISEWKKVVG
- a CDS encoding uroporphyrinogen-III synthase; protein product: MVPQSRPLVPAVLLTRPEAQGARFAAAPAEALGPVRLVTSPLMVPAFLVPAIPLRPDALIFTSETGVEGYRRLAAPELSDVRRAWCVGNRTARAAEAAGLAAHSAEGDAERLIAAILAADEPGPLLHLRGAESRGEVAPRLAAAGLTAAEAVVYDQRPQPLSSEARALLTDGAPVIAPLFSPRTARLLAQELARIGGTGPLWVAAMSPAVAEAAAALPVARLSVAARPDAEALLQAVKALLDAEADA
- the trpB gene encoding tryptophan synthase subunit beta, which produces MSAYLKSHPTHDGFFGPYGGAMLPPPLEPHFAAIREAYGRISKSADFIAELRYIRKHFQGRPTPVSHLKNLSALCGGAQIYAKREDLNHTGAHKLNHCMAEGLLARFMGKTKLMAETGAGQHGVALATAAAYFGMECEIHMGEIDIAKEAPNVTRMKLLGATVVPVGFGGRSLKEAVDSCFQSYLAQADTALFAIGSVVGPHPFPMMVRDFQHVVGVEAREQFLEMTGELPDMVAACVGGGSNAMGIFSGFLDDEVALYGIEPCGTSSKLGDHAATIAYGEDGDIHGFRTMVLKDAEGNPAPVHTVASGLDYPGVGPEHAFLHRSGRVTYTGADDREALAAFFALSRHEGIIPALESAHAVAFAMREAKAHPGKSILVNLSGRGDKDIDYVTQTFGFGETA
- a CDS encoding COG4223 family protein, which produces MSEPESREAGEKKRDGDAPDPQTLSTPEPVEPAAAGEPAPPAAPVDADPAPLSAAGPDSERALPDEAELMAEMPPATEPERFDPPEEAPAAPPPPPRKTEPQRSSGGPAGVVLLLLGGIAGAAGGFAYSRHAQPDWPLANYGQTAQSTAQQREIEQLRAELAAASERPAPEPAPAAGPSAEELTAAQDRAAAAEARVAELEAQLATAPAEGGAPGADTGALMAEIEALRTQIAEASGSAVSDAQAEAQARIAEAEKAAADLKAEAEAQAQAAVTAAALAQVQAAIDAGQTYRAPLDELTAKGVTVPEALSAHAEGGIPTLDTLEDEFPAAAREALAVSRRATMGDSWTSRAQAFLLSEAGVRSLAPRAGDGPDAVLSRAEAAVRAGDLQKALDEVAALPPEGQQAMAGWTDAVRKRIEAIDAVAALAAAAEGK
- a CDS encoding NAD(P)H-dependent glycerol-3-phosphate dehydrogenase; the protein is MIGILGAGAFGTALAVTLGREQPVTLWARGGTPRLAVDLPEQVQLTADFGEALAGTVLLAVPMQALGGLLRAEAARLQGRALVACCKGVDLATGLGPTGLIAEACPGSPAAILTGPSFAADIARGLPTALTLATQDEAAGEALQRQLSTAALRLYRTTDTVGAELGGALKNVIAIAAGVVIGAGLGQSARAALMTRGYAEMQRLALALGARPETLAGLSGLGDLVLTCTSDQSRNFRYGQALGAGAAFDGSVTVEGRATARAVVDLAVRHGIDMPIAAMVDALVEGRVTLPQAIQSLLSRPLKQE